One Desulfovulcanus ferrireducens DNA segment encodes these proteins:
- the ispD gene encoding 2-C-methyl-D-erythritol 4-phosphate cytidylyltransferase produces the protein MNSIWVILLAAGQSSRLQKQGIAQKKQFLSWKGYPLFWHSALKFAKIPEIKGIICTFPPEDVSYAQNLTKELKKKKPLGIPFYPVPGGELRQDSVYNGLKNLPQECDYVLVHDAARPFFSAKLVVNLIEAFTQDLGGVIPGLACKDTIKKVSQNLVLKTLARKQLMAVQTPQFFPKDTLIKAHEKAQEENFTATDDASMVENLGLSIRVIPGEEKNIKITTKEDLNMLTENTPTPVPCVGFGYDVHRYGGPRPMILAGVPIPGGPTVFAHSDGDVLYHALTDAILGCLGAGDIGEHFPDSDPQHEGQSSSVFLTEALHMAQKQNLRLMHIDLTIVAQVPKLAPYKKQIKKNIAGLTGLRSDQINVKATTEEGLGFTGSKKGIKAIAVVTAIKEEVGETES, from the coding sequence ATGAACTCGATCTGGGTTATCCTCCTTGCTGCTGGTCAAAGTTCCCGCCTGCAAAAACAAGGAATTGCACAAAAAAAACAATTTCTCTCCTGGAAAGGGTATCCCCTTTTCTGGCATAGTGCGTTAAAATTTGCTAAGATCCCGGAAATTAAAGGGATAATATGCACTTTTCCCCCTGAAGACGTCAGTTATGCCCAAAATCTCACTAAAGAATTAAAGAAGAAAAAACCTCTGGGCATTCCCTTTTATCCAGTACCAGGTGGGGAACTCAGACAAGATTCTGTTTATAATGGTCTGAAAAATCTACCCCAAGAATGTGACTATGTACTGGTTCATGATGCTGCCCGCCCCTTTTTTTCAGCAAAACTTGTAGTCAATTTGATCGAGGCCTTTACTCAGGACTTAGGCGGAGTAATCCCGGGACTTGCCTGCAAAGATACTATAAAAAAAGTTTCGCAAAACCTGGTCCTGAAAACTTTGGCTCGAAAACAGTTGATGGCAGTGCAGACCCCCCAATTCTTCCCTAAAGATACTCTAATCAAAGCTCATGAAAAGGCCCAGGAAGAAAATTTTACTGCTACTGATGATGCAAGCATGGTCGAAAACCTGGGATTATCCATACGGGTCATCCCGGGGGAAGAAAAAAATATAAAAATTACTACCAAAGAAGATCTGAATATGCTCACGGAAAACACCCCTACTCCTGTTCCTTGTGTTGGATTTGGTTATGATGTGCATCGCTATGGCGGCCCCAGGCCAATGATTCTGGCCGGAGTTCCCATCCCTGGCGGACCAACTGTTTTTGCCCACTCTGACGGTGATGTCCTCTACCATGCCTTAACAGACGCCATCCTGGGCTGTTTAGGTGCAGGCGATATTGGCGAACATTTTCCTGACTCTGATCCACAGCATGAAGGGCAAAGCAGTTCTGTTTTCCTGACTGAAGCCCTGCACATGGCCCAGAAACAAAATCTTAGGCTTATGCATATTGACTTGACCATAGTTGCTCAGGTACCCAAACTTGCTCCTTACAAAAAACAGATTAAAAAAAATATTGCCGGTCTAACAGGGCTTAGGTCTGATCAAATCAATGTCAAAGCCACTACCGAAGAAGGACTTGGTTTTACCGGCTCTAAAAAAGGCATAAAAGCCATTGCTGTGGTTACAGCAATTAAAGAGGAAGTTGGAGAGACAGAAAGTTAG